A window of the Equus asinus isolate D_3611 breed Donkey chromosome 20, EquAss-T2T_v2, whole genome shotgun sequence genome harbors these coding sequences:
- the CELF5 gene encoding CUGBP Elav-like family member 5 isoform X2 yields MERGSRKEMARPIQVKPADSESRGGRDRKLFVGMLNKQQSEEDVLRLFQPFGVIDECTVLRGPDGSSKGCAFVKFSSHTEAQAAIHALHGSQTMPGASSSLVVKFADTDKERTLRRMQQMVGQLGILTPSLTLPLSPYSAYAQALMQQQTTVLSTSGSYLSPGVAFSPCHIQQIGAVSLNGLPATPIAPASGLHSPPLLSTAAVPGLVAPITNGFAGVVPFPGGHPALETVYANGLVPYPAQSPTVAETLHPAFSGVQQYTAMYPAAAITPIAHSVPQPPPLLQQQQREGPEGCNLFIYHLPQEFGDTELTQMFLPFGNIISSKVFMDRATNQSKCFGFVSFDNPASAQTAIQAMNGFQVGMKRLKVQLKRPKDPGHPY; encoded by the exons atggagagagggagccgGAAGGAG ATGGCGCGGCCGATCCAGGTGAAGCCTGCGGACAGCGAAAGCCGCGGAGGTA GGGACCGGAAGCTGTTTGTGGGGATGCTGAACAAGCAGCAGTCGGAGGAGGACGTGCTGCGGCTGTTCCAGCCCTTTGGGGTCATCGACGAGTGCACCGTGCTCCGGGGCCCTGACGGCAGCAGCAAAG GCTGTGCCTTCGTGAAGTTCTCCTCGCACACGGAGGCTCAGGCGGCCATCCACGCGCTGCACGGCAGCCAGACCATGCCG GGCGCCTCCTCCAGCCTGGTGGTCAAGTTTGCCGACACGGACAAGGAGCGGACGCTGCGGCGCATGCAGCAGATGGTGGGCCAGCTGGGCATCCTGACGCCATCCCTCACACTGCCCCTCAGCCCGTACAGCGCCTACGCCCAGGCT ctcATGCAGCAGCAGACGACAGTCTTGTCCACCTCGGGCAGCTACCTGAGCCCTGGTGTGGCCTTCTCACCCTGCCACATCCAGCAGATCGGTGCCGTCAGCCTCAACGGGCTGCCTGCCACACCCATCGCCCCTGCCTCCG GATTACACTCACCTCCGCTGCTCAGCACGGCCGCCGTGCCCGGCCTCGTGGCTCCCATCACCAATGGCTTTGCGGGGGTCGTGCCCTTTCCTGGCGGGCACCCGGCCCTGGAAACTGTATATGCCAATGGCCTTGTGCCCTACCCAG CTCAGAGCCCCACCGTGGCCGAGACCCTCCATCCCGCATTCTCCGGAGTCCAGCAGTACACAG CCATGTACCCCGCCGCGGCCATCACGCCCATCGCGCACAGCGTCCctcagccgccgcccctcctgcagcagcagcagcgagaaG GTCCCGAGGGCTGTAACCTGTTTATCTACCACCTCCCCCAGGAGTTTGGCGACACGGAGCTGACACAGATGTTCCTGCCCTTCGGCAACATCATCTCGTCCAAGGTGTTTATGGATCGGGCCACCAACCAGAGCAAGTGTTTTG GCTTCGTGAGCTTTGACAACCCGGCCAGCGCGCAGACCGCCATCCAGGCCATGAACGGCTTCCAGGTCGGCATGAAGAGGCTCAAGGTGCAGCTGAAGCGACCCAAAGACCCGGGACACCCCTACTGA
- the CELF5 gene encoding CUGBP Elav-like family member 5 isoform X3 — protein sequence MERGSRKEMARPIQVKPADSESRGGDRKLFVGMLNKQQSEEDVLRLFQPFGVIDECTVLRGPDGSSKGCAFVKFSSHTEAQAAIHALHGSQTMPGASSSLVVKFADTDKERTLRRMQQMVGQLGILTPSLTLPLSPYSAYAQALMQQQTTVLSTSGSYLSPGVAFSPCHIQQIGAVSLNGLPATPIAPASGLHSPPLLSTAAVPGLVAPITNGFAGVVPFPGGHPALETVYANGLVPYPAQSPTVAETLHPAFSGVQQYTAMYPAAAITPIAHSVPQPPPLLQQQQREGPEGCNLFIYHLPQEFGDTELTQMFLPFGNIISSKVFMDRATNQSKCFGFVSFDNPASAQTAIQAMNGFQVGMKRLKVQLKRPKDPGHPY from the exons atggagagagggagccgGAAGGAG ATGGCGCGGCCGATCCAGGTGAAGCCTGCGGACAGCGAAAGCCGCGGAG GGGACCGGAAGCTGTTTGTGGGGATGCTGAACAAGCAGCAGTCGGAGGAGGACGTGCTGCGGCTGTTCCAGCCCTTTGGGGTCATCGACGAGTGCACCGTGCTCCGGGGCCCTGACGGCAGCAGCAAAG GCTGTGCCTTCGTGAAGTTCTCCTCGCACACGGAGGCTCAGGCGGCCATCCACGCGCTGCACGGCAGCCAGACCATGCCG GGCGCCTCCTCCAGCCTGGTGGTCAAGTTTGCCGACACGGACAAGGAGCGGACGCTGCGGCGCATGCAGCAGATGGTGGGCCAGCTGGGCATCCTGACGCCATCCCTCACACTGCCCCTCAGCCCGTACAGCGCCTACGCCCAGGCT ctcATGCAGCAGCAGACGACAGTCTTGTCCACCTCGGGCAGCTACCTGAGCCCTGGTGTGGCCTTCTCACCCTGCCACATCCAGCAGATCGGTGCCGTCAGCCTCAACGGGCTGCCTGCCACACCCATCGCCCCTGCCTCCG GATTACACTCACCTCCGCTGCTCAGCACGGCCGCCGTGCCCGGCCTCGTGGCTCCCATCACCAATGGCTTTGCGGGGGTCGTGCCCTTTCCTGGCGGGCACCCGGCCCTGGAAACTGTATATGCCAATGGCCTTGTGCCCTACCCAG CTCAGAGCCCCACCGTGGCCGAGACCCTCCATCCCGCATTCTCCGGAGTCCAGCAGTACACAG CCATGTACCCCGCCGCGGCCATCACGCCCATCGCGCACAGCGTCCctcagccgccgcccctcctgcagcagcagcagcgagaaG GTCCCGAGGGCTGTAACCTGTTTATCTACCACCTCCCCCAGGAGTTTGGCGACACGGAGCTGACACAGATGTTCCTGCCCTTCGGCAACATCATCTCGTCCAAGGTGTTTATGGATCGGGCCACCAACCAGAGCAAGTGTTTTG GCTTCGTGAGCTTTGACAACCCGGCCAGCGCGCAGACCGCCATCCAGGCCATGAACGGCTTCCAGGTCGGCATGAAGAGGCTCAAGGTGCAGCTGAAGCGACCCAAAGACCCGGGACACCCCTACTGA
- the CELF5 gene encoding CUGBP Elav-like family member 5 isoform X4: MARPIQVKPADSESRGGRDRKLFVGMLNKQQSEEDVLRLFQPFGVIDECTVLRGPDGSSKGCAFVKFSSHTEAQAAIHALHGSQTMPGASSSLVVKFADTDKERTLRRMQQMVGQLGILTPSLTLPLSPYSAYAQALMQQQTTVLSTSGSYLSPGVAFSPCHIQQIGAVSLNGLPATPIAPASGLHSPPLLSTAAVPGLVAPITNGFAGVVPFPGGHPALETVYANGLVPYPAQSPTVAETLHPAFSGVQQYTAMYPAAAITPIAHSVPQPPPLLQQQQREGPEGCNLFIYHLPQEFGDTELTQMFLPFGNIISSKVFMDRATNQSKCFGFVSFDNPASAQTAIQAMNGFQVGMKRLKVQLKRPKDPGHPY; this comes from the exons ATGGCGCGGCCGATCCAGGTGAAGCCTGCGGACAGCGAAAGCCGCGGAGGTA GGGACCGGAAGCTGTTTGTGGGGATGCTGAACAAGCAGCAGTCGGAGGAGGACGTGCTGCGGCTGTTCCAGCCCTTTGGGGTCATCGACGAGTGCACCGTGCTCCGGGGCCCTGACGGCAGCAGCAAAG GCTGTGCCTTCGTGAAGTTCTCCTCGCACACGGAGGCTCAGGCGGCCATCCACGCGCTGCACGGCAGCCAGACCATGCCG GGCGCCTCCTCCAGCCTGGTGGTCAAGTTTGCCGACACGGACAAGGAGCGGACGCTGCGGCGCATGCAGCAGATGGTGGGCCAGCTGGGCATCCTGACGCCATCCCTCACACTGCCCCTCAGCCCGTACAGCGCCTACGCCCAGGCT ctcATGCAGCAGCAGACGACAGTCTTGTCCACCTCGGGCAGCTACCTGAGCCCTGGTGTGGCCTTCTCACCCTGCCACATCCAGCAGATCGGTGCCGTCAGCCTCAACGGGCTGCCTGCCACACCCATCGCCCCTGCCTCCG GATTACACTCACCTCCGCTGCTCAGCACGGCCGCCGTGCCCGGCCTCGTGGCTCCCATCACCAATGGCTTTGCGGGGGTCGTGCCCTTTCCTGGCGGGCACCCGGCCCTGGAAACTGTATATGCCAATGGCCTTGTGCCCTACCCAG CTCAGAGCCCCACCGTGGCCGAGACCCTCCATCCCGCATTCTCCGGAGTCCAGCAGTACACAG CCATGTACCCCGCCGCGGCCATCACGCCCATCGCGCACAGCGTCCctcagccgccgcccctcctgcagcagcagcagcgagaaG GTCCCGAGGGCTGTAACCTGTTTATCTACCACCTCCCCCAGGAGTTTGGCGACACGGAGCTGACACAGATGTTCCTGCCCTTCGGCAACATCATCTCGTCCAAGGTGTTTATGGATCGGGCCACCAACCAGAGCAAGTGTTTTG GCTTCGTGAGCTTTGACAACCCGGCCAGCGCGCAGACCGCCATCCAGGCCATGAACGGCTTCCAGGTCGGCATGAAGAGGCTCAAGGTGCAGCTGAAGCGACCCAAAGACCCGGGACACCCCTACTGA
- the CELF5 gene encoding CUGBP Elav-like family member 5 isoform X5, which yields MARPIQVKPADSESRGGDRKLFVGMLNKQQSEEDVLRLFQPFGVIDECTVLRGPDGSSKGCAFVKFSSHTEAQAAIHALHGSQTMPGASSSLVVKFADTDKERTLRRMQQMVGQLGILTPSLTLPLSPYSAYAQALMQQQTTVLSTSGSYLSPGVAFSPCHIQQIGAVSLNGLPATPIAPASGLHSPPLLSTAAVPGLVAPITNGFAGVVPFPGGHPALETVYANGLVPYPAQSPTVAETLHPAFSGVQQYTAMYPAAAITPIAHSVPQPPPLLQQQQREGPEGCNLFIYHLPQEFGDTELTQMFLPFGNIISSKVFMDRATNQSKCFGFVSFDNPASAQTAIQAMNGFQVGMKRLKVQLKRPKDPGHPY from the exons ATGGCGCGGCCGATCCAGGTGAAGCCTGCGGACAGCGAAAGCCGCGGAG GGGACCGGAAGCTGTTTGTGGGGATGCTGAACAAGCAGCAGTCGGAGGAGGACGTGCTGCGGCTGTTCCAGCCCTTTGGGGTCATCGACGAGTGCACCGTGCTCCGGGGCCCTGACGGCAGCAGCAAAG GCTGTGCCTTCGTGAAGTTCTCCTCGCACACGGAGGCTCAGGCGGCCATCCACGCGCTGCACGGCAGCCAGACCATGCCG GGCGCCTCCTCCAGCCTGGTGGTCAAGTTTGCCGACACGGACAAGGAGCGGACGCTGCGGCGCATGCAGCAGATGGTGGGCCAGCTGGGCATCCTGACGCCATCCCTCACACTGCCCCTCAGCCCGTACAGCGCCTACGCCCAGGCT ctcATGCAGCAGCAGACGACAGTCTTGTCCACCTCGGGCAGCTACCTGAGCCCTGGTGTGGCCTTCTCACCCTGCCACATCCAGCAGATCGGTGCCGTCAGCCTCAACGGGCTGCCTGCCACACCCATCGCCCCTGCCTCCG GATTACACTCACCTCCGCTGCTCAGCACGGCCGCCGTGCCCGGCCTCGTGGCTCCCATCACCAATGGCTTTGCGGGGGTCGTGCCCTTTCCTGGCGGGCACCCGGCCCTGGAAACTGTATATGCCAATGGCCTTGTGCCCTACCCAG CTCAGAGCCCCACCGTGGCCGAGACCCTCCATCCCGCATTCTCCGGAGTCCAGCAGTACACAG CCATGTACCCCGCCGCGGCCATCACGCCCATCGCGCACAGCGTCCctcagccgccgcccctcctgcagcagcagcagcgagaaG GTCCCGAGGGCTGTAACCTGTTTATCTACCACCTCCCCCAGGAGTTTGGCGACACGGAGCTGACACAGATGTTCCTGCCCTTCGGCAACATCATCTCGTCCAAGGTGTTTATGGATCGGGCCACCAACCAGAGCAAGTGTTTTG GCTTCGTGAGCTTTGACAACCCGGCCAGCGCGCAGACCGCCATCCAGGCCATGAACGGCTTCCAGGTCGGCATGAAGAGGCTCAAGGTGCAGCTGAAGCGACCCAAAGACCCGGGACACCCCTACTGA
- the SMIM44 gene encoding small integral membrane protein 44, with amino-acid sequence MPGLAGPGGMEGWSPTPPLYEEYRPPQLDAIRLPRYVLYLLLAALFVLAVAYAIVGHLIKDLAHDLADWAFGPKPDQEDGPRELRPSPEGEDLEQLDLQLALAWRGDEDGGEAAPAEAPARAPRRPSIAFKDPGGRSSFWRLN; translated from the exons ATGCCGGGGCTGGCGGGCCCGGGGGGGATGGAGGGCTGGAGCCCCACGCCGCCGCTCTACGAGGAGTACCGGCCGCCGCAGCTGGACGCCATCCGCCTGCCGCGGTACGTGCTGTACCTGCTGCTGGCCGCGCTCTTCGTGCTGGCCGTGGCCTACGCCATTGTCGGCCACCTCATCAAGGACCTGGCCCACGACCTGGCCG ACTGGGCCTTCGGCCCGAAGCCGGACCAGGAGGATGGCCCCCGGGAGCTGCGCCCGAGCCCGGAGGGCGAGGACCTGGAGCAGCTGGACCTGCAGCTGGCCCTGGCCTGGCGCGGCGACGAGGACGGCGGCGAGGCGGCCCCTGCAGAAGCCCCCGCCCGGGCCCCCCGCCGACCCTCCATCGCCTTCAAGGACCCCGGGGGCCGcagctccttctggaggctgaaCTGA
- the SMIM24 gene encoding small integral membrane protein 24, giving the protein MGTLGTLRTLLALGSLLLAPAEAQQGRQLKPWLVGLAAVVGFLFIVFVLMLANRVWCSKVRAEDQEESAIRLEPNVYQEIDPSKEGKKGKKQKEKKAKKTGETNLGLEEEGPRDHEKNKNTAM; this is encoded by the exons ATGGGGACCCTGGGGACCCTGCGGACCCTGCTTGCTCTCGGCTCTCTGCTCCTGGCGCCCGCCGAGGCCCAGCAGG GGCGCCAGCTGAAGCCCTGGCTGGTGGGCCTGGCTGCCGTCGTGGGGTTTCTGTTCATCGTCTTCGTCCTCATGCTGGCCAACCGCGTCTGGTGCTCCAAAGTGAG AGCTGAGGACCAGGAGGAGTCCGCTATCAGGCTGGAGCCCAACGTGTACCAGGAAATAGATCCGAG TAAAGAAGGCAAGAAGGGCaagaaacagaaggagaaaaaggccaAGAAGACAGGAGAAACCAACttggggctggaggaagaggggcCCAGAGACCACGAGAAAAACAAGAACACGGCCATGTGA
- the LOC106832353 gene encoding small integral membrane protein 24 — translation MGRSWATPGRLCLLAALGPRPGQAQPLAQRKPCLVGLGAALAFLFLLFVLALGHAICCSGSSDSDREKEEETVRKKEEEEGEDDWGLELEELEEPGSQERAASSST, via the exons ATGGGCAGATCCTGGGCGACCCCCGGCCGACTCTGCCTCCTGGCAGCTCTGGGCCCGCGGCCTGGCCAGGCGCAGCCCT TGGCCCAGAGGAAGCCGTgtctggtggggctgggggccgcgctggccttcctcttcctcctcttcgtCCTCGCCCTGGGCCACGCCATCTGCTGCAGCGGGTCCAGCGACAG cgacagagagaaggaagaggagactgtgagaaagaaggaggaggaggagggagaggacgactgggggctggagctggaggagctggaggagcctgGGAGCCAGGAGAGGGCGGCGAGCTCCTCCACCTGA